From the genome of Psychroserpens ponticola, one region includes:
- a CDS encoding polysaccharide biosynthesis/export family protein, with the protein MNRLLLLTGLLLCVLSTSCIPHKDIVYLQEKDKPSDSTQVMVEQQKPYRVQINDILNVRVKALDQETVTILNPAGDGNLNADSAERAYFDGFTVDMHGNIRIPTLGKINVLGFTCEDIEKRIEKQLLDEQFKETANIFVTVKLAGLRFTVNGEVGSPGTITLFQERVNIFEAIANSGEIPVSGNRKEVQIIRQYPQGQKIHTLDLTDVAVMKSPYYYIQPNDVIYVRPLKQKTWGTGTTGRESLTTIISILSLLTTTILLINRA; encoded by the coding sequence ATGAATAGACTATTATTGCTTACAGGATTGTTACTTTGTGTCTTGTCTACATCATGTATCCCTCACAAGGATATTGTTTATCTGCAAGAGAAAGATAAACCTTCAGACTCAACACAAGTAATGGTTGAACAGCAGAAGCCTTACCGAGTTCAGATTAATGATATTTTGAATGTTAGAGTAAAAGCTTTAGATCAAGAAACAGTAACAATTTTAAATCCAGCTGGAGATGGGAATTTAAATGCAGATAGTGCAGAACGAGCTTATTTTGATGGGTTCACTGTTGATATGCATGGAAATATTCGCATTCCTACTTTGGGTAAAATTAATGTCCTCGGATTTACATGTGAAGACATTGAAAAACGTATTGAAAAGCAGCTTTTAGATGAGCAATTTAAAGAAACTGCAAATATTTTTGTTACAGTTAAATTGGCTGGTTTACGTTTTACTGTGAATGGAGAAGTTGGTTCACCTGGAACTATAACGCTTTTTCAGGAGCGCGTTAATATTTTTGAGGCTATAGCAAATTCTGGAGAAATACCCGTTTCAGGTAATCGAAAAGAAGTGCAAATAATTAGACAATATCCTCAAGGTCAAAAAATACATACTTTAGATTTAACAGATGTTGCTGTTATGAAATCTCCATATTATTACATCCAGCCAAATGATGTTATTTATGTTAGACCATTAAAGCAGAAAACTTGGGGAACTGGTACTACTGGACGTGAATCGTTAACGACTATAATATCTATTTTAAGTTTACTAACTACTACCATTTTGTTAATTAATAGAGCATAG
- a CDS encoding nucleotide sugar dehydrogenase, giving the protein MNNTHKITILGLGYVGLPLAVEFAKKYMVIGFDINEKRIKELNNGVDNTLEVEDDLLKSVLTSDPNSKTGLFITNDTNHTADSNIYIVTVPTPTDELKRPVFTPLIKASESVGKVLKKGDIVIYESTVYPGATEDICVPILVEHSGLKYNDDFFAGYSPERINPGDKKHTVTKILKVTSGSTPEIAIVVDDLYKSIITAGTHCAPSIKVAEAAKVIENSQRDINIAFVNELSKIFRLLDIDTKAVLEAAGTKWNFIKFSPGLVGGHCIGVDPYYLAQKAIESGYNPEIILAGRKMNDSMGSYVAQETVKMMIQKGARIKDSNVLVLGITFKENCPDIRNSRVIDIIEEFETYNVNVDVFDPWASKEEVKHEYGFDLLDDTSKLKSDYDAIVLAVSHNEFLKLDLQKMKSDIGVIFDVKSLLPIHTVDARL; this is encoded by the coding sequence ATGAATAATACACATAAAATAACAATTTTGGGCCTAGGTTATGTAGGCTTACCTCTTGCAGTTGAATTTGCAAAAAAATATATGGTAATTGGTTTTGATATTAATGAGAAACGTATCAAAGAACTTAATAATGGTGTCGATAATACATTAGAAGTTGAAGATGATCTTTTGAAGTCTGTACTGACCTCAGATCCAAATTCTAAAACCGGACTTTTTATTACCAATGATACTAATCATACAGCAGATTCTAATATATACATTGTTACTGTTCCAACACCTACAGATGAGCTTAAAAGACCAGTCTTTACGCCATTGATTAAGGCAAGTGAAAGTGTTGGTAAAGTGCTTAAAAAAGGAGATATTGTTATTTATGAATCTACAGTATATCCTGGAGCAACAGAAGATATCTGTGTGCCAATTTTAGTAGAACATTCTGGATTAAAATACAACGATGATTTCTTCGCTGGCTATTCTCCAGAACGTATTAATCCAGGAGACAAAAAACATACTGTAACTAAGATTCTTAAAGTAACTTCAGGTTCAACTCCTGAAATTGCAATTGTAGTTGACGATTTATATAAAAGTATAATTACTGCAGGAACGCATTGTGCTCCTTCAATAAAAGTAGCAGAAGCGGCTAAGGTTATCGAGAATTCTCAAAGAGATATCAATATTGCTTTTGTTAATGAATTATCTAAAATATTTAGATTATTAGATATCGATACTAAAGCGGTGTTAGAAGCTGCTGGAACAAAATGGAATTTTATAAAGTTTAGTCCAGGTCTTGTTGGAGGGCATTGTATTGGTGTCGATCCATATTACTTAGCGCAAAAAGCTATTGAGTCTGGTTATAATCCTGAAATTATTCTTGCTGGTCGTAAAATGAACGATAGCATGGGATCATATGTTGCTCAGGAAACTGTTAAAATGATGATTCAAAAAGGCGCTAGAATTAAAGATTCAAATGTTTTAGTTTTAGGGATTACCTTTAAAGAAAACTGTCCAGATATTAGAAATTCAAGAGTCATAGATATTATTGAAGAATTTGAAACATACAATGTTAATGTGGATGTTTTTGATCCTTGGGCTTCTAAAGAAGAAGTAAAGCATGAATACGGTTTTGATCTGTTAGATGATACTTCAAAATTAAAATCGGATTACGATGCTATTGTACTCGCTGTATCTCACAATGAGTTTTTAAAATTAGATTTACAAAAAATGAAATCAGATATAGGTGTAATTTTTGATGTAAAATCATTACTTCCTATACATACGGTAGACGCAAGATTATAA
- a CDS encoding O-methyltransferase, whose translation MFQIIEYITFLFKSTNQHGVHSPFVYDLVTKCFYDKTKYNAYSKLSTYKASILKNKKQIEITDFGAGSRIFKSNLRAINSIAKTSGSTLKRTQLLYRIVHYFKPQHTLELGTSLGIATQALAIGHSENQVISIEGCPNISDVTKKQLSTFNINNITLITGEFDKALSELKDDNFDLVFLDGNHNKEATLKYFNNLIDKAHNDSIFIFDDIHWSKDMVEAWEVIKSHSKVTVTIDTFFWGFVFFRKEQVKENFTVRL comes from the coding sequence ATGTTTCAAATTATTGAATACATAACGTTTTTATTCAAATCCACCAATCAACATGGTGTACATTCACCTTTTGTTTATGATTTGGTGACCAAATGTTTTTATGACAAAACAAAATACAATGCATACTCTAAATTATCAACCTATAAAGCATCCATATTAAAAAACAAAAAACAAATTGAAATCACAGACTTTGGTGCAGGTTCTAGAATATTCAAATCTAATTTAAGAGCCATTAATTCTATCGCAAAAACCTCAGGCTCAACACTAAAAAGAACCCAACTACTCTATAGAATTGTTCACTATTTCAAACCTCAGCATACTTTAGAATTAGGAACATCGTTAGGAATAGCTACTCAAGCTCTAGCAATAGGTCATTCTGAAAACCAAGTAATTTCCATTGAAGGTTGTCCGAATATTTCAGATGTAACAAAAAAACAACTTAGCACTTTTAATATAAATAATATTACTCTAATAACTGGAGAATTTGACAAAGCACTTTCAGAATTAAAAGACGACAATTTTGATTTGGTATTCCTTGATGGCAATCATAATAAAGAAGCGACCTTGAAATATTTTAACAACCTAATTGATAAAGCACATAACGATTCTATCTTCATTTTTGATGATATTCATTGGTCGAAAGATATGGTTGAAGCTTGGGAGGTTATCAAATCACATTCAAAAGTTACAGTAACCATAGATACCTTTTTTTGGGGATTTGTATTTTTCAGAAAAGAACAAGTCAAAGAAAATTTTACGGTTAGATTGTAA
- a CDS encoding polysaccharide biosynthesis tyrosine autokinase: protein MSNQDYLDNEEAGRVSFDFRGYLFKVLNLWKFVLLSVGVAMLIAYFVNVRKQNVYKLDSLISVDNDQNPFFTANTSISFNWGGVSGKVGKILTAIKTRSHNEKVVDSLQYYMEYLEEGKYRKEDIYKKAPFEFIIDKTKGQVLAHPIGIRFINNNEFEVFTEFEGAFAATQKYSDKSKARVEVPVGSYVKKFKNGDVIELPFLNGKILIKPSRSVKPGLEFFLRFSSFDIVVNNYKSKIIIGPNSQTSPSILKLQLSGNNKDKIVDYLNATSAILSITELERKNLYATNTIRFIDSSLAAVNSNLKDVTDEMNKFRKKNKVFDVTNEITQISEQLRQFDLAEQSEESKLDYLNNLEVYLNTKTDYTNIAAPTSVGIDEGNILNSVSKIIALAAERQNLEYTTKEGSGLFKDLDRRIDSEKNVLLETIDATMRTIRIQLSTLRRNIANLEAKLSGLPEDQQQFLRIQRKLDISQEAYNIYTAKRSEAAIVKAANISDLTIIDEAKDIGGGLIGPNKSLNYMMALMMGFFIPMSLIFIVFLLDNTIHGSDEIEQLSKIPILGLIGKYNYKNNLIVFEKPKSAVSESFRAIRSSLQFIYKKQNNDLGKTEGKTLMITSSVSGEGKTFCSINIATVYALSGKKTILLGLDLRKPKIFGDFNIDNDLGVVNYLIGEHTFEKVKYSTQIENLDIVPSGPVPPNPSELLMSDKMRDLITNLRKEYDMIVLDTPPLGLVTDALELTQYADATIFMIRLDYTKKGMLSLINAKHKTGEVKNISFVLNFYKHKTNHNYGYGYGYGYGYGYGYGVYGNAYHEKDKKSIWKRIKKVFSRA, encoded by the coding sequence ATGTCAAATCAAGACTATTTAGATAATGAAGAAGCTGGTCGCGTAAGTTTTGACTTTAGAGGTTATCTCTTTAAAGTGTTAAACCTATGGAAATTTGTATTGTTAAGCGTTGGAGTAGCGATGCTAATTGCATACTTCGTAAATGTAAGAAAACAGAATGTTTATAAGTTAGATTCTTTAATTTCTGTTGATAACGATCAAAATCCTTTTTTTACAGCAAATACAAGTATATCCTTTAATTGGGGTGGAGTTTCTGGTAAAGTTGGTAAAATACTTACTGCAATAAAAACAAGAAGTCATAATGAAAAAGTAGTTGATTCACTTCAATATTACATGGAGTATTTGGAAGAAGGCAAGTATCGGAAAGAAGATATTTATAAAAAAGCGCCTTTTGAATTTATTATTGATAAAACTAAAGGACAGGTTCTTGCTCATCCAATTGGTATACGATTTATAAATAATAATGAGTTTGAAGTGTTTACCGAATTTGAAGGTGCATTTGCTGCAACTCAAAAGTATAGTGATAAATCTAAGGCTAGAGTTGAAGTGCCAGTAGGATCTTATGTGAAAAAATTTAAAAATGGCGATGTGATAGAGTTGCCATTTCTTAATGGAAAAATATTGATAAAGCCTTCCAGAAGTGTGAAGCCAGGTTTAGAGTTTTTCTTAAGGTTTAGTAGTTTTGATATTGTTGTTAATAATTATAAATCTAAAATTATAATTGGCCCAAATTCTCAAACATCTCCTTCTATTTTAAAGTTACAGCTATCTGGAAATAACAAAGATAAAATTGTTGATTATCTCAACGCTACCTCTGCTATATTGAGTATTACAGAGTTAGAAAGGAAAAATTTATATGCTACAAATACGATTAGATTTATTGATAGTAGTCTGGCTGCTGTAAATTCAAATCTGAAGGATGTCACTGATGAAATGAACAAATTCAGAAAAAAAAATAAAGTATTTGATGTTACAAATGAAATTACTCAAATTTCAGAACAGTTGAGGCAATTTGATTTAGCCGAACAAAGTGAAGAATCAAAATTAGATTATTTAAATAACCTTGAAGTTTATTTAAATACAAAAACAGATTATACAAATATTGCTGCACCAACAAGTGTAGGTATTGATGAAGGGAATATTCTTAATAGTGTTTCTAAAATTATTGCTCTTGCTGCAGAAAGGCAAAATTTGGAATATACAACCAAAGAAGGTTCTGGTCTTTTTAAAGATTTAGATCGTCGTATAGATTCTGAAAAGAATGTGCTTCTTGAGACTATTGATGCAACAATGCGAACCATAAGAATTCAACTGTCTACATTAAGAAGAAATATTGCTAATTTAGAAGCTAAGTTGAGTGGTTTACCAGAAGATCAGCAACAATTCTTAAGAATTCAAAGAAAACTTGATATTAGTCAAGAAGCTTATAATATATATACAGCAAAACGTAGTGAGGCTGCAATTGTTAAGGCAGCAAATATTTCTGATCTTACTATTATTGATGAAGCAAAAGACATTGGTGGCGGATTAATCGGACCTAATAAGTCACTTAATTATATGATGGCATTAATGATGGGGTTCTTTATTCCTATGTCCTTAATTTTTATTGTTTTTCTATTAGATAATACAATACATGGATCTGATGAAATTGAACAATTGTCCAAAATTCCAATTTTAGGTTTAATAGGTAAGTATAATTATAAAAACAACTTAATTGTTTTTGAAAAACCTAAGTCGGCTGTTTCTGAATCCTTTAGAGCAATTAGGTCTAGTTTGCAATTTATATATAAAAAACAGAACAATGATTTAGGTAAAACTGAAGGAAAAACATTAATGATTACGTCATCAGTTAGTGGTGAAGGTAAGACTTTCTGTTCAATTAATATTGCTACTGTGTATGCCCTGTCTGGTAAGAAAACTATATTGTTAGGTCTTGATTTACGTAAGCCTAAAATCTTTGGTGATTTTAATATTGATAATGATTTAGGTGTTGTAAATTACTTAATAGGAGAACATACCTTTGAAAAAGTAAAATACTCAACTCAAATTGAAAATTTAGATATAGTCCCATCTGGACCAGTGCCACCTAACCCTTCAGAACTTTTAATGTCTGATAAGATGCGTGATCTTATAACCAATCTCAGGAAAGAGTATGATATGATTGTTCTAGATACGCCTCCACTAGGATTAGTGACTGATGCTCTTGAACTGACACAATACGCTGATGCAACTATTTTTATGATTCGTTTAGATTATACTAAAAAGGGCATGCTGTCTCTAATAAATGCCAAGCACAAAACAGGTGAAGTAAAAAATATAAGTTTTGTATTGAACTTCTATAAACATAAAACAAACCATAATTATGGTTATGGTTATGGTTACGGTTATGGTTACGGTTATGGTTATGGTGTTTACGGAAATGCTTATCATGAAAAGGATAAAAAGTCAATTTGGAAACGGATAAAAAAAGTCTTTAGTCGCGCTTAA
- a CDS encoding ABC-F family ATP-binding cassette domain-containing protein: MNYITVENISKSYGELELFSNLSFSIHKDDKTAFVAKNGSGKTSILNILSGDDSPDSGQVVMRNGLRISFLSQSPHFDNNLTINDTIFNSDSPQLKIIENYEKALLNPDDTEAYQKAFEQMDIHNAWEFELQFKQILSQLKLDNLDQKISTMSGGQLKRLALAQALISNPDVLVLDEPTNHLDLEMIEWLEQYFAKSQFTLFMVTHDRYFLERVCNEIIELDHGKLYTYKGNYSYYLENKEARIQQEQVETGKAKQLFKKELEWMRRQPKARTTKSKSRIDDFSDIKKRAHQRRNDHKVELEINMVRLGSKVAEFHKVSKAFEDKVILDKFEYVFKQGERIGIIGKNGTGKSTFLNMLTNTMQPDSGKIILGDTVKFGYYTQGGIEVKSGQKVIDVIKEFGEFIPLAKGRQISAKQLLERFLFDGKKQHDYVEKLSGGEQKRLYLCTVLIQNPNFLILDEPTNDLDIVTLNILEEFLLDFPGCLLVVSHDRYFMDKIVDHLFVFQGNGEVQDFPGNYSDYREYESSKPPEIKLEVKENSISEKKDNQNKAQKLSYNEQKEYKNLESKIRSLELDKKALEEQFNDTSLPQDKINELSQQLQKIITDIEYKEMRWFELSEKFES; this comes from the coding sequence TTGAATTATATAACTGTTGAAAACATATCGAAATCCTATGGCGAATTAGAACTTTTTTCTAATCTCTCTTTTAGTATTCATAAAGATGACAAAACTGCATTCGTTGCTAAAAACGGAAGCGGTAAGACTTCTATTTTAAATATTTTATCTGGTGACGACTCTCCTGATTCTGGTCAAGTCGTCATGCGAAATGGCTTACGAATCTCCTTTTTATCACAGTCGCCTCATTTTGATAATAACCTTACCATAAATGACACCATTTTTAATTCAGATTCTCCACAATTAAAAATCATCGAAAACTATGAAAAAGCCTTATTGAATCCTGATGACACAGAAGCTTACCAAAAAGCTTTTGAACAAATGGACATACATAACGCTTGGGAATTTGAGCTTCAGTTTAAACAAATTTTATCGCAACTTAAACTAGACAATCTCGATCAAAAAATTAGTACAATGTCTGGCGGACAATTAAAACGCCTCGCTTTAGCACAAGCTTTAATCAGCAATCCAGATGTTCTAGTGCTAGATGAGCCAACCAATCATCTTGATTTAGAAATGATTGAATGGTTAGAGCAATATTTTGCGAAATCGCAGTTTACATTGTTCATGGTCACTCATGATCGTTACTTTTTAGAACGTGTATGTAATGAAATCATTGAACTTGACCACGGAAAACTATATACTTATAAAGGTAACTATTCTTACTATCTAGAAAATAAGGAAGCACGTATTCAACAAGAACAGGTTGAAACAGGAAAAGCAAAACAATTGTTCAAAAAAGAATTAGAGTGGATGCGTCGTCAACCTAAAGCGAGAACAACAAAGTCTAAATCTAGGATAGATGATTTTTCAGACATAAAAAAACGTGCACATCAACGTCGAAATGATCATAAAGTAGAACTAGAAATTAATATGGTACGTCTAGGCAGTAAAGTCGCAGAATTCCATAAAGTTTCAAAAGCATTTGAAGATAAAGTAATTCTTGACAAATTTGAGTATGTGTTCAAACAAGGAGAACGTATTGGCATCATAGGAAAAAATGGAACAGGAAAATCAACGTTTCTTAATATGCTAACAAATACCATGCAACCTGATTCTGGGAAAATTATTCTTGGTGACACTGTAAAATTCGGATATTATACTCAAGGTGGAATCGAAGTCAAGTCAGGACAAAAAGTAATAGATGTTATTAAAGAGTTTGGAGAATTTATTCCCTTAGCAAAAGGCAGACAAATTAGTGCAAAACAATTATTAGAACGCTTTCTTTTTGACGGAAAAAAACAACACGATTATGTTGAAAAGCTAAGTGGTGGCGAACAAAAACGCTTATATCTCTGTACGGTTTTAATTCAGAATCCTAACTTTTTGATCCTTGATGAACCAACTAATGATTTAGACATTGTAACATTAAATATTCTCGAAGAATTCTTGCTCGACTTTCCGGGTTGTCTTTTAGTAGTTTCTCATGATCGATATTTTATGGACAAAATAGTAGATCACCTTTTTGTCTTTCAAGGTAATGGCGAAGTTCAAGATTTTCCAGGAAATTATTCTGATTATCGCGAATATGAATCTTCAAAGCCTCCAGAAATAAAATTAGAAGTCAAAGAAAATTCTATTTCAGAAAAAAAGGATAACCAAAATAAAGCTCAAAAATTATCTTATAATGAGCAGAAGGAATATAAAAACTTAGAAAGTAAAATTCGCTCTTTAGAACTAGACAAAAAAGCTTTAGAAGAACAATTTAATGATACAAGTCTTCCTCAAGACAAAATAAATGAGTTATCTCAACAACTTCAAAAAATAATAACTGATATTGAATATAAAGAGATGCGTTGGTTTGAATTATCTGAAAAGTTTGAATCCTAA
- a CDS encoding sugar transferase: MKRFFDLVLAILLIPVLIIPIMFFVVIASISTRQFGLFLQKRVGQHGKLFDIYKIRTLRKGKHVLGHLDLSATRFGKFLRHYKLDELPQIFNVLIGNMGFVGPRPDVIGFADKLENEDRIILKVKPGITGPATLKYKDEETILSQQLDPETYNRTIIWPDKVKINKKYIENYSFSLDLNFILNSIVNKR; the protein is encoded by the coding sequence GTGAAACGCTTTTTTGACTTAGTATTAGCAATCTTACTAATCCCAGTGTTGATTATACCTATCATGTTTTTTGTTGTCATCGCTTCTATAAGTACACGTCAGTTTGGATTGTTTTTACAGAAAAGAGTCGGTCAGCATGGTAAACTATTCGATATTTATAAAATAAGAACCTTGCGTAAAGGAAAGCATGTTTTGGGGCATCTTGATTTAAGTGCAACACGCTTCGGGAAGTTTTTAAGACATTACAAACTAGATGAGTTACCGCAAATTTTTAATGTTCTTATAGGAAATATGGGATTTGTTGGTCCAAGACCAGATGTTATTGGTTTTGCAGATAAGTTAGAAAATGAAGATAGGATAATTTTAAAAGTTAAACCTGGTATAACAGGTCCAGCAACTTTAAAGTATAAAGATGAAGAAACCATTTTGTCACAACAACTTGACCCGGAAACATACAATAGAACGATTATTTGGCCAGATAAGGTCAAAATAAACAAAAAATACATTGAGAATTATAGTTTTTCTTTAGATTTGAACTTTATTTTGAATTCGATAGTAAATAAAAGATGA